In one Bacillus thuringiensis genomic region, the following are encoded:
- a CDS encoding sensor histidine kinase: protein MDFVYINQNVLNNLLYILCSIFVFYFIYDSRHYLKKYKILLITLCSSIPLILCMRYPIYMDESCIHDLRQIPVIIGTLYGGFPVGIILFAILLITRFLFYGFNMLTVVVYGIMFIVTALASSKFNTYNRKLKVAFSMLLTFFLAIFTTLIVLTLSDFEVNNLYIIYFMVLPTTLMLFIVYINEVIKDAVLMRSKLIKMEKMEIVSQLAASISHEVRNPLTVVKGFTQLLKTPNLTPESRDEYIKHILEELNRAQEIIDDYLTFAKPAPEKLDQISVKQELNRVINMILPLCNMNTIHITQDFSEATIVGNKQHFQQCFLNLIKNSIEAMPNGGTLNISSSINNSKVEIRIEDSGVGMSQEQIHRFGEPYFSTKTKGTGLGTMVAVKIIETMHGSLKIRSIVSKGTTLTITFPKYSKNTH, encoded by the coding sequence ATGGACTTTGTTTATATTAATCAAAACGTGTTAAATAATCTTCTATACATTTTATGTAGTATATTTGTTTTTTATTTCATATATGATAGCCGGCACTATTTAAAGAAATATAAAATACTACTGATCACCCTTTGTTCTAGTATCCCGCTTATTTTATGTATGCGATACCCTATCTATATGGATGAAAGTTGTATTCATGATTTAAGACAAATTCCGGTCATAATAGGTACGCTTTATGGTGGATTCCCTGTCGGTATCATATTGTTTGCAATTTTATTAATTACGAGATTTTTATTTTATGGCTTTAACATGTTGACAGTTGTTGTTTACGGAATAATGTTCATCGTTACAGCACTCGCATCTTCAAAATTTAATACATATAATAGAAAACTTAAAGTAGCTTTTTCCATGCTTTTAACCTTTTTCCTAGCAATATTTACAACTTTAATTGTATTAACCTTATCAGATTTTGAAGTGAATAATTTGTATATTATTTATTTCATGGTATTACCGACTACTTTAATGTTATTTATTGTTTATATAAATGAAGTTATTAAAGATGCTGTATTAATGCGCTCAAAATTAATTAAAATGGAAAAAATGGAGATTGTTAGCCAACTCGCTGCAAGTATATCGCACGAAGTAAGGAATCCCTTAACGGTTGTAAAAGGATTTACACAGCTTTTAAAAACACCAAATTTAACTCCCGAATCAAGAGACGAATATATTAAACATATACTTGAAGAGTTAAATCGTGCCCAAGAAATTATCGATGATTACTTAACGTTTGCCAAACCTGCTCCAGAAAAATTAGATCAAATTTCAGTAAAACAAGAGTTAAATCGAGTTATTAATATGATATTGCCATTGTGTAATATGAATACGATACATATTACACAGGATTTTTCTGAGGCAACCATTGTTGGTAATAAACAGCACTTTCAACAATGTTTTTTAAACTTAATAAAAAATAGTATTGAAGCAATGCCTAATGGTGGTACCTTAAATATTTCCTCATCCATCAATAATAGTAAAGTTGAAATACGAATTGAAGATAGCGGAGTTGGAATGTCACAGGAGCAAATACATCGATTCGGTGAACCGTATTTTAGTACAAAAACAAAAGGAACTGGTTTAGGTACAATGGTTGCTGTTAAGATTATTGAGACGATGCATGGAAGTTTAAAAATCAGAAGTATCGTTAGTAAAGGAACGACTTTAACGATTACGTTCCCGAAATATAGTAAGAATACACATTAA
- a CDS encoding protein kinase domain-containing protein, protein MKENSVEIQLNNVTFQLKEYHNFDWLIKLGTVFAVFDQQDSGNISFGVEKDGHKKFIKYAGAQTIAFEGTTGHAIKRLKNSVTIYEDLKHESLIRLIDHFPVQSGYVLIFNWFDGECLHSHWSFPPPEKYKNPNSPFYKFRHLSAIERIHSLHSIFSFHTYVEKKNYVAIDFYDGSILYNFNTNETKICDIDLYSKKPYINKMGRLWGSSRFMSPEEFELNAIIDERTNVFNMGAMAFSLLGGEKDRSFIKWEASKELYEVAYRAVSDNRAERYASVIEFYEAWLKAANTENI, encoded by the coding sequence ATGAAAGAAAATTCCGTGGAAATTCAGTTAAATAATGTAACATTCCAATTAAAAGAATATCATAATTTTGATTGGCTTATTAAATTAGGGACCGTATTTGCAGTTTTTGACCAGCAAGACTCAGGTAATATAAGTTTTGGTGTAGAAAAAGATGGGCATAAGAAATTTATTAAATACGCAGGAGCACAAACAATTGCATTTGAAGGAACAACGGGTCACGCTATTAAAAGGCTAAAAAATTCAGTTACTATCTATGAAGATTTAAAGCATGAATCGCTCATAAGACTAATTGATCATTTTCCAGTTCAATCTGGATATGTATTAATTTTCAATTGGTTTGATGGTGAATGTCTTCATTCGCATTGGAGTTTCCCACCTCCTGAGAAATATAAAAATCCAAACTCTCCATTTTATAAATTTAGACATTTATCTGCTATAGAACGAATTCATTCCTTACATTCCATTTTTTCTTTCCATACTTATGTAGAAAAGAAAAACTATGTAGCAATAGATTTTTATGACGGTAGTATTCTATATAATTTTAATACAAACGAGACAAAAATTTGTGATATAGATTTATACAGTAAGAAACCTTACATAAATAAAATGGGCCGGCTATGGGGTTCCTCCCGTTTTATGTCACCAGAGGAATTTGAACTAAACGCTATAATTGATGAAAGAACAAATGTATTTAATATGGGAGCAATGGCTTTCTCACTTTTAGGCGGTGAAAAAGATCGTTCCTTTATAAAATGGGAAGCAAGTAAGGAATTATATGAGGTAGCGTATCGTGCTGTAAGTGACAATCGGGCAGAACGGTATGCATCAGTTATAGAATTCTACGAAGCGTGGTTAAAAGCGGCTAATACAGAAAATATATAA
- a CDS encoding GrpB family protein — protein MDQQIVIKAYQKDWVEEYIKEKEKFCSLLGQEIIAVEHIGSSAVEGLGAKPLIDMMIGVTDLQITENWIEVLSEIGYEYVPKDATNWRFFRKGKWRAGTHHLHIYIYNSDEWRNNILFRDFLISHEWARKEYRELKERLAITYAFDRVSYTKAKAPFIRKILELARTQ, from the coding sequence ATGGATCAACAAATTGTTATTAAAGCATATCAAAAAGACTGGGTTGAAGAGTATATAAAAGAAAAAGAGAAATTCTGTTCCTTGTTAGGACAAGAAATAATTGCTGTTGAACATATAGGAAGCTCAGCAGTAGAAGGATTAGGAGCTAAACCTCTTATTGATATGATGATTGGCGTAACAGACTTACAAATTACTGAAAACTGGATTGAAGTTCTATCGGAAATTGGATATGAGTATGTTCCAAAAGATGCAACGAATTGGCGTTTTTTTAGAAAGGGAAAATGGAGAGCGGGTACTCATCATTTGCATATTTATATTTATAATAGTGATGAGTGGAGAAACAATATTTTATTTCGTGACTTTCTAATAAGCCATGAATGGGCACGTAAAGAATATAGAGAATTAAAAGAGAGGCTTGCTATTACATATGCTTTTGATCGTGTTTCATATACAAAGGCAAAAGCGCCGTTTATTCGAAAAATATTAGAATTGGCTAGAACTCAATGA
- a CDS encoding zinc-binding dehydrogenase, giving the protein MKAIVHQYEKGLEGLEYKFLPEISPNAGEVKVKLKAAGLNHRDLFIINNRKEMDLPLVIGSDGSGIVTEIGEGVSNITLHTEVIINPSIGWEHATKVPELPEVLGGPKGGTFAEYVIVPVENVVEKPAYLTWEESGVLSLSALTAYRALFTKGRLKCGEHVLIPGIGGGVATFAMLFAKAIGAKVSVTSRVENKREHAEKYGADISFNSTGNWEESLQGEKVDLIIDSIGPATFLKYFDVLKPNGRIVNFGASSGDTIELPLRALFYNQIDIMGTSMGSREEFNEMIKFIEKYQIKPIIDKVYSLEEAIRALSRMEHGEQFGNIVLQMN; this is encoded by the coding sequence ATGAAAGCTATTGTACATCAATATGAAAAAGGATTAGAGGGATTAGAATATAAATTTCTACCTGAGATAAGTCCTAATGCAGGTGAAGTAAAAGTCAAGTTAAAAGCTGCAGGATTAAATCATAGGGATTTATTTATTATAAATAATAGAAAAGAAATGGATCTACCATTAGTAATAGGGTCAGATGGATCAGGAATTGTTACAGAAATAGGAGAAGGAGTTTCAAATATTACACTACATACAGAAGTTATTATTAATCCTAGTATTGGATGGGAACATGCTACTAAAGTACCAGAGTTACCGGAAGTGCTAGGTGGACCGAAAGGTGGAACGTTTGCTGAATATGTAATTGTACCGGTTGAAAATGTAGTAGAAAAGCCGGCATATCTTACTTGGGAAGAATCAGGTGTTTTATCTTTATCCGCACTAACTGCATATAGAGCACTTTTTACAAAGGGTAGATTGAAGTGCGGTGAACATGTTTTAATTCCGGGAATAGGCGGTGGTGTTGCTACATTTGCCATGTTATTCGCGAAAGCAATTGGTGCTAAAGTGAGTGTTACCTCAAGGGTAGAGAATAAAAGGGAACATGCTGAAAAATATGGTGCAGATATTTCTTTTAATAGTACCGGAAATTGGGAAGAGAGCTTACAAGGTGAAAAAGTAGATTTAATAATAGATAGTATAGGCCCGGCAACTTTCTTGAAATATTTTGATGTATTAAAACCAAATGGAAGAATCGTGAATTTTGGTGCAAGCTCAGGAGATACAATTGAATTACCATTACGCGCATTATTTTATAATCAAATTGATATTATGGGAACATCCATGGGTAGCCGTGAGGAATTTAATGAGATGATAAAGTTTATTGAAAAATATCAAATTAAACCAATTATTGATAAGGTTTACTCGTTAGAAGAAGCAATTCGAGCACTAAGCCGTATGGAACATGGGGAACAATTCGGAAATATTGTACTTCAAATGAATTAA
- a CDS encoding undecaprenyl-diphosphatase produces the protein MNYTVFQWFNNFADSSKLLDTLMVSITNSAAYVAVLFMFILWFNNGKKEKAIRKQYTVLYTTLSVIIALVVNVLIHAVYYHPRPFVSHDVHQLVPHAADSSFVSDHSVLVFSIAFVFILRGEKLKYIALLWAVLVGISRMYVGVHYPLDILGAAFLTLITSALVMQSTRMFEPIAKLVFKMYALVARRIPFLAKYNHIA, from the coding sequence ATGAATTACACAGTATTTCAGTGGTTTAATAATTTTGCTGATTCATCCAAACTATTAGATACGTTAATGGTTTCTATTACAAATAGCGCTGCATACGTAGCCGTTCTATTTATGTTTATCTTATGGTTTAATAATGGAAAGAAAGAGAAGGCAATTAGAAAACAATATACAGTTTTATATACGACGCTTTCGGTTATTATTGCATTAGTAGTAAATGTTCTTATACACGCGGTATATTACCATCCGCGCCCGTTCGTATCACATGATGTACACCAATTAGTACCACACGCAGCAGATTCATCATTCGTTAGTGATCATTCTGTACTTGTATTTTCAATCGCCTTCGTATTTATTCTTAGAGGAGAAAAACTGAAATATATCGCGCTATTATGGGCAGTACTAGTCGGTATATCACGTATGTACGTAGGTGTTCATTATCCTTTAGATATACTTGGTGCAGCATTCTTAACACTTATTACGAGCGCTTTAGTAATGCAAAGTACACGTATGTTTGAACCAATAGCGAAACTTGTATTCAAAATGTATGCATTAGTAGCGAGACGAATTCCTTTCTTAGCGAAATATAACCATATCGCATAA
- a CDS encoding penicillin-binding protein — protein sequence MQKLQTNKGARYMMIAFIVLFLIMILRIFYIQAVGVVHNVNVKDLANEQHNKKGVLEANRGTIYDQTGKVLVQDSTTYRVVVNLKGKDKVKNKDETAQQLANALEIDKEEVLKNFHEGRTQVEIGKIGRNLSREKKEKINDLKIPGVSFMSEKARVYPNEDFASYILGFARPDDKGNTEGKFGLEKSLDKYLSSTNGNIEYVGTRRGIPLTNDIGKVEPAKNGNNVYLTLDKQINSFLEEAMNKAQEHYDPSMLIGIIADPKTGKVLAMSSKPSYNPNVGDIEYFLNDPIANAYEPGSTMKVFTLAAAINEGVYNGKEYFQSGKYSVGSSDIKDHNGGFGWGSITFDEGFERSSNVAFSILEDQLLKPNKFKQYMNKFGFNQKTGIDLPGESKNTLLLNTQIQQVTTSFGQGSTVTPIQLIQAATAIANDGKIMQPYIVDKVVNPTNKEVIMENQPKEIGNPIKKETADKVRSLMERVITSSKGTGTMYKVDGYPIGGKTGTAQIPNPENGRYMEGKENYIFSFLGMAPIDDPELIVYLAIKQPKLKGDEYGAQPLAEIFKPVIKNSLEYLKVKPYTEKQIADAAKQSQLKVQNYVNQSMGTAEKSVEKEKLQPVILGEGKIIKQYPQSGEVMSEGDRIFLLGNNAQMPNVKGWSMRDVMYFSKLLKLDLKTSGTGYVTSQSIEKGQDLQEGDTLELELEPPLQPLTEANTN from the coding sequence ATGCAAAAACTCCAAACGAATAAAGGCGCTCGATATATGATGATTGCTTTTATTGTTTTGTTTCTTATTATGATTTTGCGTATATTCTATATTCAGGCAGTAGGAGTCGTGCATAATGTGAATGTAAAGGATCTCGCGAATGAACAACATAATAAAAAAGGTGTTTTAGAAGCGAATCGTGGCACTATCTATGATCAAACCGGAAAGGTGTTAGTACAAGATTCTACAACGTATCGAGTTGTTGTGAATTTAAAAGGAAAAGATAAAGTGAAAAATAAAGATGAAACCGCACAACAATTAGCCAATGCGCTTGAAATTGATAAAGAAGAAGTATTAAAAAACTTTCATGAAGGGCGTACGCAAGTTGAAATTGGGAAAATTGGTCGGAACTTATCTAGGGAAAAGAAGGAAAAAATTAATGATTTAAAAATACCAGGTGTATCTTTTATGTCGGAAAAAGCAAGAGTGTATCCGAATGAAGACTTTGCATCCTATATACTTGGTTTTGCTAGACCAGATGATAAAGGGAATACGGAAGGGAAGTTTGGGCTTGAAAAGAGTTTGGATAAATATTTGAGCTCTACAAACGGGAATATAGAATATGTGGGTACACGAAGGGGAATTCCGCTTACAAATGATATAGGTAAAGTAGAACCAGCTAAAAATGGGAATAACGTATATTTAACGCTTGATAAACAAATTAATAGTTTTTTAGAAGAAGCGATGAACAAAGCGCAAGAACATTATGATCCTTCTATGTTAATTGGCATTATTGCTGATCCAAAAACAGGAAAGGTTTTAGCGATGTCTAGTAAACCTAGTTACAATCCTAATGTAGGTGATATCGAATACTTTTTAAATGACCCGATTGCAAATGCATATGAACCAGGTTCAACAATGAAAGTTTTTACGTTAGCAGCTGCCATTAATGAAGGTGTATATAACGGAAAAGAATATTTTCAATCTGGAAAATATTCCGTTGGTTCCTCTGATATAAAAGACCATAATGGTGGATTTGGATGGGGATCAATTACATTTGATGAAGGTTTTGAAAGGTCATCAAACGTAGCTTTTTCTATTTTAGAAGATCAGTTACTGAAACCAAATAAATTTAAGCAATATATGAATAAATTTGGTTTCAATCAAAAAACAGGGATAGATTTACCTGGAGAAAGTAAAAATACTTTATTATTAAATACACAAATTCAACAGGTTACAACTTCTTTCGGTCAAGGTTCTACAGTAACTCCGATTCAATTAATCCAAGCGGCTACTGCTATAGCAAATGACGGGAAAATAATGCAACCATATATCGTTGATAAAGTTGTAAATCCAACAAACAAAGAAGTTATTATGGAAAATCAACCGAAAGAAATTGGGAATCCGATAAAAAAAGAAACAGCGGACAAGGTTAGAAGCTTAATGGAGCGTGTTATAACATCTTCAAAAGGAACTGGTACAATGTATAAAGTGGATGGTTATCCAATTGGAGGTAAGACAGGAACAGCACAAATCCCGAATCCTGAAAACGGCCGATATATGGAAGGGAAAGAGAATTACATTTTCTCCTTTTTAGGAATGGCTCCAATTGATGATCCGGAGTTAATCGTATACTTAGCTATTAAGCAGCCAAAGTTAAAAGGAGATGAGTATGGAGCTCAGCCTCTTGCTGAAATATTTAAACCTGTTATAAAAAACAGCCTTGAATATTTAAAGGTGAAACCGTATACCGAAAAACAAATAGCTGATGCAGCGAAACAATCTCAATTAAAAGTACAAAATTATGTAAATCAATCGATGGGTACAGCAGAGAAAAGTGTAGAAAAAGAGAAGCTACAGCCGGTAATTTTAGGAGAAGGAAAAATAATAAAACAATATCCACAGTCTGGCGAGGTAATGAGTGAAGGTGATCGTATATTTTTATTAGGGAATAACGCACAAATGCCAAATGTAAAAGGTTGGTCCATGCGTGATGTTATGTATTTCTCTAAGCTTTTGAAATTAGATTTGAAAACTTCTGGTACAGGTTATGTAACGAGCCAAAGTATTGAAAAAGGACAAGATTTACAAGAAGGAGATACACTAGAACTAGAATTAGAACCGCCGTTACAACCGTTAACAGAGGCGAATACGAATTAA
- a CDS encoding TetR/AcrR family transcriptional regulator produces the protein MNKRRYDSDLAKEIIAEKAIELFSLKGYTKTSIDNIAKSSGYSKGHIYYHYKNKEELFVYLAKDSMRNWHDKWKIVEKQYANATGKLYGMAKFVLYNYKTPLLRAGQELASDPSTNPSTVRQLYGLAAIPLKAYHKILDEGIQSGEFYIENVEDSSLLLASWLGGLCQFIHSIETEKLEALFDKTITIFLLSITNKHV, from the coding sequence TTGAATAAAAGACGATACGATAGCGATTTAGCCAAAGAAATAATAGCAGAGAAAGCGATAGAGTTATTTTCCTTAAAAGGGTATACAAAGACCTCAATTGATAACATTGCGAAATCCTCTGGTTATAGTAAAGGACATATATATTATCATTATAAAAATAAAGAAGAATTATTTGTTTATTTAGCTAAAGACAGTATGAGAAACTGGCACGATAAATGGAAAATAGTAGAAAAACAGTATGCAAATGCTACTGGGAAATTATATGGAATGGCTAAATTTGTACTTTATAATTACAAAACGCCGTTATTAAGGGCAGGGCAAGAGCTTGCCTCTGATCCGAGCACGAATCCTTCTACAGTAAGACAGCTTTATGGTTTAGCTGCTATCCCTTTAAAGGCATATCATAAAATTTTGGATGAAGGTATACAAAGTGGCGAATTTTATATAGAAAATGTTGAGGACTCCAGTCTTTTATTAGCTTCATGGCTTGGTGGTTTATGTCAATTCATTCATTCAATTGAAACAGAGAAATTAGAAGCTTTATTTGATAAAACCATTACAATTTTTTTACTCTCTATTACAAACAAACATGTGTAG
- a CDS encoding SDR family NAD(P)-dependent oxidoreductase: MDEQRVAIITGGASGIGKALAIQLANKDIFVIIADINEVCGQNLVNNIKNNNQLARFEYLDVTNAESVEKLIIKIVNEFGRIDYMFNNAGIAMYGEVYDMSLGDWKHIIEINLLGVIYGTQLAYQFMKKQGFGHIINTASATGLGPAPLCTAYATTKHAIVGLTTSLHYEAEEYGVNVSVLCPTFVDTPIFEKSIAINMNKNQIIKQLKTNKPISADKFAEIALKAIHKNKLVICPMPLKKTMDVFFTLFPYLHKKLMRFVCRIGRKAKMTKI, translated from the coding sequence ATGGATGAGCAAAGAGTCGCAATTATAACTGGCGGCGCTTCTGGTATTGGTAAAGCTTTAGCCATTCAATTAGCAAATAAAGATATATTTGTAATTATCGCTGATATTAATGAAGTCTGTGGCCAGAACCTTGTGAATAATATAAAAAATAATAATCAACTAGCTAGGTTCGAATATTTAGATGTTACTAACGCTGAATCCGTAGAAAAACTTATTATAAAAATAGTTAATGAGTTTGGTAGAATTGATTATATGTTTAATAATGCAGGAATTGCTATGTATGGAGAAGTATACGATATGTCTTTGGGTGATTGGAAACATATTATTGAAATAAATTTATTAGGAGTAATTTACGGAACACAATTGGCTTACCAATTCATGAAAAAACAAGGATTTGGTCATATCATTAATACTGCTTCTGCAACTGGTTTAGGACCAGCTCCCCTTTGTACCGCGTATGCAACAACCAAACATGCTATCGTAGGTTTAACAACTTCATTACATTATGAGGCGGAAGAATACGGTGTAAATGTAAGTGTGCTTTGTCCAACTTTTGTAGATACACCCATATTTGAAAAATCAATTGCAATTAATATGAATAAGAATCAAATTATAAAACAACTAAAAACAAATAAGCCAATTTCAGCTGACAAGTTTGCTGAAATTGCACTGAAAGCTATTCATAAAAATAAATTAGTAATTTGTCCAATGCCATTAAAAAAAACGATGGACGTATTCTTTACTTTATTTCCTTATCTTCATAAAAAGCTAATGCGTTTCGTATGTCGAATTGGTCGTAAAGCAAAAATGACGAAAATATAA
- a CDS encoding MFS transporter codes for MKNLLKDWKYPLLLLSGVGIANLGAWIYLIALNVLVYHMGGSALAVAALYVIKPLATLFTNAWSGSMIDRLNKRKLMIHLDIYRALFIAILPLLPSLWIVYVFVFFISMASAIYEPTAMTYMTKLIPVEQRQRFNSLRSLIGSGAFLIGPAIAGILLIASTLEFAIYINAIAFLLSGFITLLLPNLDKKKDSDTTSNTLSLTVLIKDWNTVINFSRKHVYVVCVYFLFQSMFVLATATDSLELSFAKEVLLLTDSEYGFLVSIAGAGFILGAITNTILSKKLAPSFLIGIGSLFIAIGYLIYAFSNVFLIAAIGFFILSFSMAYANTGFYTFYQNNIPVHMMGRIGSIYGLVIAIVTIFITILSGVATQFISIQPVIIVGSLIMLFITVVLCVFTLFPSQSKLYSTESIK; via the coding sequence ATGAAAAACTTACTTAAAGATTGGAAATATCCTTTATTACTATTGTCCGGAGTTGGTATTGCGAATTTAGGGGCATGGATTTACTTAATAGCACTGAATGTACTTGTCTATCATATGGGCGGCTCAGCCTTAGCTGTTGCTGCTTTATATGTAATAAAACCATTAGCCACTTTATTTACAAACGCTTGGTCTGGGAGTATGATTGATCGTTTAAATAAACGGAAATTAATGATTCACCTCGATATATATCGTGCGTTATTTATCGCTATTTTACCTTTACTTCCGTCACTTTGGATTGTTTATGTATTTGTATTCTTTATAAGTATGGCCAGTGCAATTTATGAGCCAACTGCTATGACGTATATGACGAAATTAATTCCGGTAGAACAAAGACAACGTTTCAACTCATTACGTAGTTTAATAGGATCTGGTGCATTTTTAATTGGTCCGGCGATAGCAGGGATTTTATTAATTGCGAGTACACTAGAGTTTGCTATATATATAAATGCTATAGCATTTCTCTTATCAGGATTCATTACATTACTTTTACCTAATCTTGATAAGAAAAAAGATTCGGATACAACTAGTAATACATTATCCCTTACAGTATTAATAAAAGATTGGAACACTGTTATAAATTTTAGTAGAAAACATGTGTATGTCGTATGTGTGTATTTCTTATTTCAAAGTATGTTCGTATTAGCGACTGCTACTGATTCACTTGAACTATCGTTTGCGAAAGAGGTATTACTACTAACAGATAGTGAATACGGTTTTCTAGTTAGTATAGCTGGTGCAGGATTTATTTTAGGTGCCATAACAAATACAATTTTATCAAAGAAATTAGCACCTTCATTTCTAATTGGAATAGGATCATTATTTATTGCGATTGGTTATTTAATTTATGCTTTTTCAAATGTATTTTTAATAGCTGCTATTGGATTCTTTATTTTATCTTTTTCAATGGCATATGCAAATACAGGATTTTATACATTTTACCAAAATAATATCCCTGTTCATATGATGGGACGGATTGGGAGTATATATGGACTTGTTATTGCGATAGTAACAATCTTTATTACAATATTATCTGGTGTTGCGACTCAGTTCATTTCTATACAACCTGTAATTATTGTAGGTTCATTGATTATGTTATTTATTACTGTCGTCTTGTGTGTGTTTACTTTATTCCCATCACAATCTAAGTTGTATTCTACTGAATCAATAAAGTGA
- a CDS encoding serine hydrolase domain-containing protein, with the protein MIKTKDEIDKIVKEIQKKINFSGVVLVQKEKDLVYEKALGYANQSECINNTIQTRFGIASGCKIFTAIGICQLVEKGFISFHTKLKDCLEIKFSNFDEDITIHQLLTHSAGIPDYFDESIMDNFEDLWKQTPMYLLKSLKDFLPLFQKSNMMFAPGTKFHYNNAGFIILGLIIEEQTGLKFTEYIEKNIFNSIGMNDSGYFSLDRLPRHTALGYIKDETNQNWRTNAYSIPIKGGADGGAYVTAPDMLKFWAALFNNEILGKEYTKLLLTPHIQVNDKQSYGYGIWIETQENNIFKYHVMGYDPGVSFRSAVYPDLGITLVIVSNKCSGPEKLLTEIERAF; encoded by the coding sequence GTGATAAAAACAAAAGATGAAATTGATAAAATTGTAAAAGAAATACAAAAGAAAATAAATTTCTCAGGGGTAGTTTTAGTGCAAAAAGAAAAAGACTTAGTCTATGAAAAAGCTTTGGGTTACGCAAACCAAAGTGAATGTATAAACAATACGATACAAACAAGATTTGGCATTGCCTCAGGATGTAAAATTTTCACTGCAATTGGCATCTGTCAACTTGTTGAAAAAGGTTTTATTTCTTTTCATACAAAATTAAAAGATTGTCTAGAGATAAAATTTTCAAACTTCGATGAAGATATTACAATACATCAACTACTAACGCATAGCGCTGGTATACCAGATTATTTTGATGAAAGTATTATGGATAACTTCGAAGATCTTTGGAAACAAACACCTATGTATCTATTAAAGAGCTTAAAAGACTTTTTACCATTATTCCAAAAAAGTAATATGATGTTTGCACCTGGAACTAAGTTTCACTACAACAATGCAGGTTTTATCATACTTGGATTAATAATAGAAGAACAGACGGGACTTAAATTTACGGAGTATATAGAAAAGAACATTTTTAATTCGATTGGCATGAATGATTCTGGCTATTTTTCGTTAGATAGATTACCAAGACATACAGCTCTAGGATATATAAAGGACGAAACCAACCAAAATTGGAGAACAAACGCCTACTCTATACCGATAAAAGGAGGAGCTGATGGAGGTGCATATGTTACTGCACCAGACATGCTGAAATTTTGGGCGGCCCTATTTAATAATGAAATTTTAGGAAAGGAATATACAAAATTACTTTTAACTCCCCACATTCAAGTAAATGATAAACAGTCGTACGGATATGGAATATGGATTGAAACACAAGAAAACAACATTTTTAAATACCATGTTATGGGTTATGACCCAGGCGTGAGTTTTCGCTCGGCTGTATATCCAGACTTAGGCATTACATTGGTTATTGTTTCAAATAAATGTTCAGGGCCTGAAAAATTATTGACAGAAATCGAAAGAGCTTTTTAA
- a CDS encoding VanZ family protein: MYMINCSLFIILGVICYLIVRGILIVTKNKKHVIWWKEIISFLFVVYICMVVAVTLFPLPIGFPSNLENLNRSVNIIPFASIIKDINQIGSAYDGDALFMIGLIVRNVGGNILLLMPLGFLAPILWDKYKKFKNTILLGFSISASIELLQLIQSLFSGVGRITDIDDVICNVLGSIFGYCIYKILLKLSTKFNIRKSEKNDGSNLEFINK; this comes from the coding sequence TTGTATATGATCAACTGTAGTTTGTTTATTATTTTAGGGGTTATTTGTTATTTAATTGTACGTGGAATATTAATTGTTACCAAAAATAAAAAACATGTGATTTGGTGGAAAGAAATAATAAGTTTTTTATTCGTGGTCTACATTTGCATGGTTGTTGCAGTAACTTTATTCCCTTTACCAATCGGTTTTCCTTCTAATCTTGAAAATTTGAATCGCTCGGTCAATATAATACCATTTGCATCAATTATTAAAGACATCAATCAAATTGGTAGTGCTTATGATGGAGATGCCCTATTTATGATTGGTCTAATTGTAAGAAATGTAGGCGGAAATATTTTATTATTAATGCCTTTAGGATTTTTAGCACCAATCCTATGGGATAAATATAAGAAATTCAAAAATACAATTTTATTAGGATTTTCTATATCAGCTAGTATTGAATTGTTACAATTAATTCAGTCTTTATTTAGTGGAGTGGGACGTATTACTGATATTGATGATGTGATCTGTAATGTTCTAGGTTCTATTTTTGGATATTGTATTTATAAAATACTTTTAAAACTATCTACTAAATTCAATATTCGAAAGTCAGAAAAAAATGATGGTAGTAATCTGGAATTTATTAATAAATGA